Genomic window (Pseudopipra pipra isolate bDixPip1 chromosome 7, bDixPip1.hap1, whole genome shotgun sequence):
TTTTGTGGAAGGGAGGAAGTAGATGCATTAGTGAGTGCATTGCCTCTTGGCTGAGGTTTAGGtttatttgaatttattatTTCTGATGTGATCAACTGATCACTTACTGACCATTTTACTTTAAATGTGGTCAAGGACTGCAGTCTACAGTCAGTCAGTCTATCTGCTCCCACTCTTGGTCCCCCTCTGCTATGTAGCAATGTCCCAGCACTCCCTCCTATTGTCTGTCTTCAAACCACGTTTTtcacagctcagagctgcagaacgCTGTAAAGATCCCCTCAGCACAGCATGGTGGGAGTGTAACTGTGTACACTCTGTTTTGCTCATAACACTGAGCAGTTCTCTGACTAAACACACCTTTCTCTTCCCAGCCATCACTAACCAGTTATTCTTCTTTCAGCATAACTTCAGCCTGCCACTTAGCCATTAACTGCGTCTGTCTGTACCTAAGAATTATTTGAAACGAAACATTCAATTATTACAGAGCTTTAACACCAGAACAAGGCTGCTGTTTGACttctttgtttcagaaatgataaaatgaaaaaaacctccagtGTTAAACCCCTGTTCTCTCCAACAGCAGCCGAGCCACTAAATTGATGACATGCGGATTAACCAAACAGTCCAGCAAATCATTGGTAGAAAGGGCTGTTTGTGAGGTGCAAGGACTGCTGTCTGAATCCATTTGATGTGCAGGCATTTCACAGTCATTACTCATTACCAACTCCTTCCTCCTGCGGTGTAATTTTCCAATATGTTCTCCTTCATTTTCACAGGGAAGATCTCTACCATCACTTTCAACTGCAACTGCACCCATCGAGCCCATTTCTTGAGACTGTGGTAAAACTTGAATCAGATGAGGCCCAAAAGGTATTTTCTGGAGCTCTTCTGCTTTAGATGTTGAAAAGTCAAATCCATGGGTTAGTAATCTGCAGCCATCTGGCTCACAGCCAacttccctcctcttcctcttgcATGAGGCACCTGTCCTTTGCTCTGCACCAGTGCTGCTGGAATGTGCCTGCTCTGACACACTTGTCTTCTGACACTTGATATATGCAGACACTGCTTGATTCAGGTACTGAAGATTCATTTCGTGGGATGTTGCCTCAACCTAAGAAAACACCCAGGATACACTCAGTTAAAAGGGGCCATGTTTCAATTCAGCACTGTGTGATTATTTTCCATAAATTACTTTTGCTACATGAAGGGATggaatttaaaattctttttctcagGCAGCAGAAGGACTCAGGGGAGCTAAGCAAAATGTCAGTAGTTCTTTGTTATTGCTCCTATAATGGGAGCAATAGAGGGCTTACCTCCGTGGGATTTAGCCAGAGATCTCCATCACTGGgattttctgctgattttatgGCACATACCAGCATTCGAGTTATTGCCTCTTCTACACGGGCTTCATGATCTGCATCCTGCctcaagaaaacagaaagtttTAGGAGATAAGTTAGCTCTTGGGCCTGTGCAGAAAGCTGAAAGGACTCGGGAAGAACATGAATGGCCTTAGTTTGAAAGCCATACTCATGTATGCAAAGTCAGTGAAAGGTTTCAGACTTTTGACGCTCCGACTCCTGTGTACAGCCCCGACACAGGTCACAGCACGGGCTCATCTGAACTATGATTAGCAAAAAACAGATTCTAGTATGTGTGTATAATCTTTTCCCTCATTAGTGTTCTGTTAATTGAATCTGGTGTTTGAAATTACAATACAGTGTTAGCATTTAATTAATGCATGCATTTATAGAGCTCTTTAGGACTAGAATGGCCATGGAAGTACATAGCACATTTTTTGTATCTACATATTATGTCTAATTTAAGTACTTAAAACACACAGGATGTTCCA
Coding sequences:
- the HSPBAP1 gene encoding HSPB1-associated protein 1 isoform X5, which produces MEVPQFETRCSYVEATLEEFLAWSCGQPSCLSGPFSCYDSSKYWAYADYKYIARIFEDKPEIFQDIRWSDFGFPGRSGKESTLWIGSEGANTPCHLDSYGCNLVLQVEGRKRWHLFPPGDTSFLYPTRIPYEESSVFSKVNVANPDLKHFPKFRNSTAHVVTLSPGQVLLVPRHWWHYVESIDPITVSINSWIELDADHEARVEEAITRMLVCAIKSAENPSDGDLWLNPTEVEATSHEMNLQYLNQAVSAYIKCQKTSVSEQAHSSSTGAEQRTGASCKRKRREVGCEPDGCRLLTHGFDFSTSKAEELQKIPFGPHLIQVLPQSQEMGSMGAVAVESDGRDLPCENEGEHIGKLHRRRKELVMSNDCEMPAHQMDSDSSPCTSQTALSTNDLLDCLVNPHVINLVARLLLERTGV